Genomic DNA from Trichoderma asperellum chromosome 5, complete sequence:
AATGTCGCAACGGCTTGGCATGATGTTTGCTGTTTGTGTTTCCGtgcagtactccgtatacagTGGGGGCTCATCACCATTTGGACAAAGAAATACGATGAATAGAATTTAGTCAGAGGGGGGCCAATAAAGGCATCCAGCCTTGTCAATTGCGAGTTATCTATGTCAGTGATTTCTGCGTGTATCttatgatgatggtgttTCTTGCTGAGTCTCAAACCATGCTTGAAGCTTCTTAAGGGCACGCCCGCGGTGCGATATTTTGTTCTTCTCAGCAGATTCCATCTCGGCGTAACTAGGCAAGAAGCGTTAGATCATTATCACCAGTTGAATGTCGTGAATGAACGACTTACGTCTTCCCTTCAAATTCAAATACCGGGTCCCATCCTAACGTTAATAGGCGCGCCGTTAATATATGCTGCCGTGCTCAAGAAAGTACGCTGGACCGGAAAGATGTCTTACCAAAATTAGAAGGGCCTCGAGCCGGTACAATCCGACCCTAGCAAGAGAAGTCGTCAGAATAGTGTCTTTCTTTCAACACCAAAATTGTAACTTACGGGTGTACGTCCTTGGAAGATGATGGGATCGCGCCCAGGTCCGGGGGAGTACGCAAACGTACACACTGCCTCGGCGGATTTGTCCTCATATGCGGCCAGGAGGTTGTTCAGGCC
This window encodes:
- a CDS encoding uncharacterized protein (BUSCO:EOG092D48Q8); translated protein: MAPPIHFITGNANKLREVKAILEPNIEIRSQSLDLEEIQGTIEEVANSKCRRAADLVNGPVLVEDTALCFNALNGLPGPYIKWFLDSVGHQGLNNLLAAYEDKSAEAVCTFAYSPGPGRDPIIFQGRTPGRIVPARGPSNFGWDPVFEFEGKTYAEMESAEKNKISHRGRALKKLQAWFETQQETPSS